One Brassica napus cultivar Da-Ae chromosome C2, Da-Ae, whole genome shotgun sequence DNA window includes the following coding sequences:
- the LOC106431417 gene encoding protein SUPPRESSOR OF MAX2 1 isoform X1 — protein MRAGLSTIQQTLTPEAATVLNQSISEAARRNHGQTTPLHVAATLLASPSGFLRRACIRSHPNSSHPLQCRALELCFSVALERLPTATATPGNDPPISNALMAALKRAQAHQRRGYPEQQHQPLLAVKVELEQLVISILDDPSVSRVMREASFSSPAVKATIEKSLSNNNTTPSPSVLMTRNTYQQNTSKAQPGVSKNDDVGRVMDILSRGKKKNPVLVGESEPGRVVREVLKRIESGEAAAKKVVNFEEIGTDKAVRIGELDGLLETRIKNSDPGGGGGVILNLGDLKWLVEQPSSTVGGTAVAELRRLLEKYEGRLWFVGTATCETYLRCQVYHPSMENDWDLQAVSLAAKAPATGVFPRLGNNLGSSAQSFTPLKSFVPPNRTLKCCPECSQSYERELSEIDSLSQEVKTEVTQPKQLPQWLLSAKPQAKIEEVQKKWNEACVRLHPSFHNKSERIVPVPVPIPIPIPLTTSAYSPNMLLRQPFQPKFQPNRELRERVPLKPMSSLLPEQAKKKISPPGSTVQTDLVLGRTEVLEKEGDVQVRDFLGCITSESVPNNDKISVSNLENSLDIDLFKKLLKGMTEKVWWQHDAASAVAATVSQCKLGNGKRRGVLSKGDVWLLFSGPDRVGKRKMVSALSSLVYGTSPIAIQLGSRQDGGDVSHHHNNLRGKTVLDRIAETVKRSPFSVILLEDIDEADMLLRGSIRRAMDRGRIADSHGREISLGNVIFVMTASWHLSTKTCFLDSETKLRDLASESWSLRLSMRGKRKASWLFSSEDERVTSKPKREHGSGLSFDLNQAADTTTDNTSDLTTDNDQEEQGFSGKLSLQCVPFTFHELVSRVDDAVAFRAVDFGAVRRRISDTLSERFAAVVGESLSMEVEDKALQRILSGVWLGRMELEEWIEKVIVPVLSQLKARVSSSGSYGDRTVARLELDEGSGERSGGDILPTSVTLAM, from the exons ATGAGAGCTGGCTTAAGTACGATCCAACAGACTCTGACGCCGGAAGCCGCCACCGTTTTAAACCAATCAATATCAGAGGCGGCGCGTCGCAACCACGGCCAAACTACACCCCTCCACGTCGCAGCCACTCTTCTCGCTTCACCCTCTGGTTTTCTCCGACGAGCTTGCATCCGATCCCACCCCAACTCTTCACACCCTCTCCAGTGCCGAGCCCTCGAGCTCTGCTTCAGCGTGGCCCTCGAGCGTCTCCCCACCGCGACAGCCACTCCGGGAAACGACCCGCCGATCTCCAACGCGCTTATGGCGGCGCTGAAGCGAGCGCAAGCTCACCAGCGGCGCGGGTATCCGGAGCAGCAGCATCAGCCGCTGCTGGCGGTTAAAGTGGAGCTGGAGCAGCTCGTTATATCGATACTGGATGATCCGAGCGTGAGCCGGGTTATGCGGGAGGCTAGCTTCTCAAGTCCCGCGGTTAAAGCGACGATAGAGAAGTCGTTGAGTAACAACAATACGACGCCGAGTCCAAGCGTTTTGATGACGCGGAACACGTATCAGCAGAACACGTCTAAGGCGCAACCAGGGGTGAGTAAAAACGACGACGTTGGGCGGGTGATGGATATATTGAGTcgggggaagaagaagaacccgGTTTTAGTCGGAGAGTCGGAGCCGGGTCGGGTCGTTCGCGAGGTCCTTAAGAGAATTGAGAGCGGTGAAGCAGCAGCGAAGAAGGTTGTTAATTTCGAGGAGATTGGTACGGACAAGGCGGTGAGGATCGGGGAGCTTGACGGGTTGCTGGAGACCCGGATTAAGAATTCGGATCCTGGAGGCGGCGGAGGTGTGATTCTGAATCTTGGAGACTTGAAGTGGCTCGTGGAGCAACCGAGCTCGACGGTAGGGGGGACGGCGGTGGCGGAGCTGCGGAGGCTTCTGGAGAAGTACGAAGGAAGGCTCTGGTTTGTAGGAACCGCGACGTGCGAGACTTATTTAAGATGTCAAGTTTATCATCCATCGATGGAGAACGATTGGGATCTCCAAGCTGTGTCGCTGGCTGCCAAAGCTCCGGCCACCGGAGTTTTTCCCAG GCTTGGGAACAATTTGGGATCGTCGGCTCAATCATTCACGCCGTTGAAGAGCTTCGTACCTCCGAACAGGACACTGAAGTGTTGTCCGGAGTGTTCACAGAGTTACGAGCGAGAGCTCTCTGAAATTGATTCATTGTCTCAAGAGGTTAAAACAGAAGTAACTCAGCCGAAACAGTTGCCACAATGGCTATTGAGTGCTAAACCG cagGCAAAGATTGAAGAAGTGCAGAAGAAATGGAATGAAGCGTGTGTGCGTCTTCATCCTAGCTTTCACAACAAGAGCGAGAGGATCGTTCCGGTTCCggttccgattccgattcctATACCGTTGACAACAAGCGCCTATAGTCCCAACATGCTTCTACGTCAGCCGTTTCAGCCTAAGTTCCAGCCCAACAGAGAGTTGCGTGAGAGGGTACCCTTGAAACCTATGAGCTCTTTACTGCCAGAACAAGCCAAGAAGAAGATCAGTCCTCCCGGGAGCACGGTTCAGACCGATCTTGTTCTTGGACGGACAGAGGTTTTGGAGAAGGAAGGGGACGTGCAAGTAAGAGACTTCCTCGGCTGCATAACCTCCGAATCAGTCCCTAACAACGACAAGATCAGTGTGTCtaatctcgaaaactctctagaCATTGATTTGTTCAAGAAGCTTCTGAAAGGAATGACAGAGAAAGTCTGGTGGCAGCACGACGCAGCCTCCGCGGTAGCCGCCACCGTCAGTCAATGCAAGCTAGGGAACGGGAAACGGCGCGGTGTTCTATCAAAGGGAGACGTGTGGTTACTCTTCTCAGGACCAGACAGAGTTGGTAAAAGAAAAATGGTCTCTGCTTTATCTTCTCTCGTATACGGCACCAGTCCTATCGCAATCCAGCTCGGGTCGAGACAGGACGGTGGAGATGTGAGTCATCATCACAACAACCTCCGTGGTAAAACCGTGCTGGATAGGATCGCGGAAACGGTTAAGAGGAGTCCGTTCTCTGTTATCTTGCTTGAAGATATCGACGAAGCTGATATGTTACTGCGCGGAAGCATCAGAAGGGCGATGGATAGAGGGAGGATAGCTGATTCTCACGGCCGTGAGATCAGTTTAGGTAACGTTATCTTTGTTATGACAGCCAGCTGGCATCTTTCTACGAAAACGTGTTTCCTTGATAGTGAAACGAAGCTTCGAGACTTGGCGAGTGAAAGCTGGAGTTTGAGATTGTCTATGCGGGGGAAACGTAAAGCTAGCTGGCTGTTTAGTAGCGAGGACGAGAGGGTGACGAGTAAACCGAAGAGAGAACACGGTTCCGGTTTATCATTTGATCTAAACCAAGCTGCTGATACAACAACGGACAATACTAGCGATCTAACGACGGATAACGATCAAGAAGAGCAAGGTTTTAGCGGGAAGTTGTCTTTACAATGCGTGCCGTTTACGTTTCACGAGCTGGTGAGCCGCGTAGACGATGCGGTGGCGTTCAGGGCGGTTGATTTCGGAGCGGTGAGACGGAGGATCTCGGATACGTTGTCGGAGAGGTTCGCGGCGGTGGTGGGCGAGTCTTTATCGATGGAAGTGGAGGACAAGGCGCTTCAGAGAATCTTGAGCGGTGTGTGGTTAGGGAGGATGGAG
- the LOC106431417 gene encoding protein SUPPRESSOR OF MAX2 1 isoform X3 — MRAGLSTIQQTLTPEAATVLNQSISEAARRNHGQTTPLHVAATLLASPSGFLRRACIRSHPNSSHPLQCRALELCFSVALERLPTATATPGNDPPISNALMAALKRAQAHQRRGYPEQQHQPLLAVKVELEQLVISILDDPSVSRVMREASFSSPAVKATIEKSLSNNNTTPSPSVLMTRNTYQQNTSKAQPGVSKNDDVGRVMDILSRGKKKNPVLVGESEPGRVVREVLKRIESGEAAAKKVVNFEEIGTDKAVRIGELDGLLETRIKNSDPGGGGGVILNLGDLKWLVEQPSSTVGGTAVAELRRLLEKYEGRLWFVGTATCETYLRCQVYHPSMENDWDLQAVSLAAKAPATGVFPRLGNNLGSSAQSFTPLKSFVPPNRTLKCCPECSQSYERELSEIDSLSQEVKTEVTQPKQLPQWLLSAKPAKIEEVQKKWNEACVRLHPSFHNKSERIVPVPVPIPIPIPLTTSAYSPNMLLRQPFQPKFQPNRELRERVPLKPMSSLLPEQAKKKISPPGSTVQTDLVLGRTEVLEKEGDVQVRDFLGCITSESVPNNDKISVSNLENSLDIDLFKKLLKGMTEKVWWQHDAASAVAATVSQCKLGNGKRRGVLSKGDVWLLFSGPDRVGKRKMVSALSSLVYGTSPIAIQLGSRQDGGDVSHHHNNLRGKTVLDRIAETVKRSPFSVILLEDIDEADMLLRGSIRRAMDRGRIADSHGREISLGNVIFVMTASWHLSTKTCFLDSETKLRDLASESWSLRLSMRGKRKASWLFSSEDERVTSKPKREHGSGLSFDLNQAADTTTDNTSDLTTDNDQEEQGFSGKLSLQCVPFTFHELVSRVDDAVAFRAVDFGAVRRRISDTLSERFAAVVGESLSMEVEDKALQRILSGVWLGRMELEEWIEKVIVPVLSQLKARVSSSGSYGDRTVARLELDEGSGERSGGDILPTSVTLAM, encoded by the exons ATGAGAGCTGGCTTAAGTACGATCCAACAGACTCTGACGCCGGAAGCCGCCACCGTTTTAAACCAATCAATATCAGAGGCGGCGCGTCGCAACCACGGCCAAACTACACCCCTCCACGTCGCAGCCACTCTTCTCGCTTCACCCTCTGGTTTTCTCCGACGAGCTTGCATCCGATCCCACCCCAACTCTTCACACCCTCTCCAGTGCCGAGCCCTCGAGCTCTGCTTCAGCGTGGCCCTCGAGCGTCTCCCCACCGCGACAGCCACTCCGGGAAACGACCCGCCGATCTCCAACGCGCTTATGGCGGCGCTGAAGCGAGCGCAAGCTCACCAGCGGCGCGGGTATCCGGAGCAGCAGCATCAGCCGCTGCTGGCGGTTAAAGTGGAGCTGGAGCAGCTCGTTATATCGATACTGGATGATCCGAGCGTGAGCCGGGTTATGCGGGAGGCTAGCTTCTCAAGTCCCGCGGTTAAAGCGACGATAGAGAAGTCGTTGAGTAACAACAATACGACGCCGAGTCCAAGCGTTTTGATGACGCGGAACACGTATCAGCAGAACACGTCTAAGGCGCAACCAGGGGTGAGTAAAAACGACGACGTTGGGCGGGTGATGGATATATTGAGTcgggggaagaagaagaacccgGTTTTAGTCGGAGAGTCGGAGCCGGGTCGGGTCGTTCGCGAGGTCCTTAAGAGAATTGAGAGCGGTGAAGCAGCAGCGAAGAAGGTTGTTAATTTCGAGGAGATTGGTACGGACAAGGCGGTGAGGATCGGGGAGCTTGACGGGTTGCTGGAGACCCGGATTAAGAATTCGGATCCTGGAGGCGGCGGAGGTGTGATTCTGAATCTTGGAGACTTGAAGTGGCTCGTGGAGCAACCGAGCTCGACGGTAGGGGGGACGGCGGTGGCGGAGCTGCGGAGGCTTCTGGAGAAGTACGAAGGAAGGCTCTGGTTTGTAGGAACCGCGACGTGCGAGACTTATTTAAGATGTCAAGTTTATCATCCATCGATGGAGAACGATTGGGATCTCCAAGCTGTGTCGCTGGCTGCCAAAGCTCCGGCCACCGGAGTTTTTCCCAG GCTTGGGAACAATTTGGGATCGTCGGCTCAATCATTCACGCCGTTGAAGAGCTTCGTACCTCCGAACAGGACACTGAAGTGTTGTCCGGAGTGTTCACAGAGTTACGAGCGAGAGCTCTCTGAAATTGATTCATTGTCTCAAGAGGTTAAAACAGAAGTAACTCAGCCGAAACAGTTGCCACAATGGCTATTGAGTGCTAAACCG GCAAAGATTGAAGAAGTGCAGAAGAAATGGAATGAAGCGTGTGTGCGTCTTCATCCTAGCTTTCACAACAAGAGCGAGAGGATCGTTCCGGTTCCggttccgattccgattcctATACCGTTGACAACAAGCGCCTATAGTCCCAACATGCTTCTACGTCAGCCGTTTCAGCCTAAGTTCCAGCCCAACAGAGAGTTGCGTGAGAGGGTACCCTTGAAACCTATGAGCTCTTTACTGCCAGAACAAGCCAAGAAGAAGATCAGTCCTCCCGGGAGCACGGTTCAGACCGATCTTGTTCTTGGACGGACAGAGGTTTTGGAGAAGGAAGGGGACGTGCAAGTAAGAGACTTCCTCGGCTGCATAACCTCCGAATCAGTCCCTAACAACGACAAGATCAGTGTGTCtaatctcgaaaactctctagaCATTGATTTGTTCAAGAAGCTTCTGAAAGGAATGACAGAGAAAGTCTGGTGGCAGCACGACGCAGCCTCCGCGGTAGCCGCCACCGTCAGTCAATGCAAGCTAGGGAACGGGAAACGGCGCGGTGTTCTATCAAAGGGAGACGTGTGGTTACTCTTCTCAGGACCAGACAGAGTTGGTAAAAGAAAAATGGTCTCTGCTTTATCTTCTCTCGTATACGGCACCAGTCCTATCGCAATCCAGCTCGGGTCGAGACAGGACGGTGGAGATGTGAGTCATCATCACAACAACCTCCGTGGTAAAACCGTGCTGGATAGGATCGCGGAAACGGTTAAGAGGAGTCCGTTCTCTGTTATCTTGCTTGAAGATATCGACGAAGCTGATATGTTACTGCGCGGAAGCATCAGAAGGGCGATGGATAGAGGGAGGATAGCTGATTCTCACGGCCGTGAGATCAGTTTAGGTAACGTTATCTTTGTTATGACAGCCAGCTGGCATCTTTCTACGAAAACGTGTTTCCTTGATAGTGAAACGAAGCTTCGAGACTTGGCGAGTGAAAGCTGGAGTTTGAGATTGTCTATGCGGGGGAAACGTAAAGCTAGCTGGCTGTTTAGTAGCGAGGACGAGAGGGTGACGAGTAAACCGAAGAGAGAACACGGTTCCGGTTTATCATTTGATCTAAACCAAGCTGCTGATACAACAACGGACAATACTAGCGATCTAACGACGGATAACGATCAAGAAGAGCAAGGTTTTAGCGGGAAGTTGTCTTTACAATGCGTGCCGTTTACGTTTCACGAGCTGGTGAGCCGCGTAGACGATGCGGTGGCGTTCAGGGCGGTTGATTTCGGAGCGGTGAGACGGAGGATCTCGGATACGTTGTCGGAGAGGTTCGCGGCGGTGGTGGGCGAGTCTTTATCGATGGAAGTGGAGGACAAGGCGCTTCAGAGAATCTTGAGCGGTGTGTGGTTAGGGAGGATGGAG
- the LOC106431417 gene encoding protein SUPPRESSOR OF MAX2 1 isoform X2: MRAGLSTIQQTLTPEAATVLNQSISEAARRNHGQTTPLHVAATLLASPSGFLRRACIRSHPNSSHPLQCRALELCFSVALERLPTATATPGNDPPISNALMAALKRAQAHQRRGYPEQQHQPLLAVKVELEQLVISILDDPSVSRVMREASFSSPAVKATIEKSLSNNNTTPSPSVLMTRNTYQQNTSKAQPGVSKNDDVGRVMDILSRGKKKNPVLVGESEPGRVVREVLKRIESGEAAAKKVVNFEEIGTDKAVRIGELDGLLETRIKNSDPGGGGGVILNLGDLKWLVEQPSSTVGGTAVAELRRLLEKYEGRLWFVGTATCETYLRCQVYHPSMENDWDLQAVSLAAKAPATGVFPRLGNNLGSSAQSFTPLKSFVPPNRTLKCCPECSQSYERELSEIDSLSQEVKTEVTQPKQLPQWLLSAKPQAKIEEVQKKWNEACVRLHPSFHNKSERIVPVPVPIPIPIPLTTSAYSPNMLLRQPFQPKFQPNRELRERVPLKPMSSLLPEQAKKKISPPGSTVQTDLVLGRTEVLEKEGDVQVRDFLGCITSESVPNNDKISVSNLENSLDIDLFKKLLKGMTEKVWWQHDAASAVAATVSQCKLGNGKRRGVLSKGDVWLLFSGPDRVGKRKMVSALSSLVYGTSPIAIQLGSRQDGGDVSHHHNNLRGKTVLDRIAETVKRSPFSVILLEDIDEADMLLRGSIRRAMDRGRIADSHGREISLGNVIFVMTASWHLSTKTCFLDSETKLRDLASESWSLRLSMRGKRKASWLFSSEDERVTSKPKREHGSGLSFDLNQAADTTTDNTSDLTTDNDQEEQGFSGKLSLQCVPFTFHELVSRVDDAVAFRAVDFGAVRRRISDTLSERFAAVVGESLSMEVEDKALQRILSGVWLGRMEFEEWIEKVIVPVLSQLKARVSSSGSYGDRTVARLELDEGSGERSGGDILPTSVTLAM; encoded by the exons ATGAGAGCTGGCTTAAGTACGATCCAACAGACTCTGACGCCGGAAGCCGCCACCGTTTTAAACCAATCAATATCAGAGGCGGCGCGTCGCAACCACGGCCAAACTACACCCCTCCACGTCGCAGCCACTCTTCTCGCTTCACCCTCTGGTTTTCTCCGACGAGCTTGCATCCGATCCCACCCCAACTCTTCACACCCTCTCCAGTGCCGAGCCCTCGAGCTCTGCTTCAGCGTGGCCCTCGAGCGTCTCCCCACCGCGACAGCCACTCCGGGAAACGACCCGCCGATCTCCAACGCGCTTATGGCGGCGCTGAAGCGAGCGCAAGCTCACCAGCGGCGCGGGTATCCGGAGCAGCAGCATCAGCCGCTGCTGGCGGTTAAAGTGGAGCTGGAGCAGCTCGTTATATCGATACTGGATGATCCGAGCGTGAGCCGGGTTATGCGGGAGGCTAGCTTCTCAAGTCCCGCGGTTAAAGCGACGATAGAGAAGTCGTTGAGTAACAACAATACGACGCCGAGTCCAAGCGTTTTGATGACGCGGAACACGTATCAGCAGAACACGTCTAAGGCGCAACCAGGGGTGAGTAAAAACGACGACGTTGGGCGGGTGATGGATATATTGAGTcgggggaagaagaagaacccgGTTTTAGTCGGAGAGTCGGAGCCGGGTCGGGTCGTTCGCGAGGTCCTTAAGAGAATTGAGAGCGGTGAAGCAGCAGCGAAGAAGGTTGTTAATTTCGAGGAGATTGGTACGGACAAGGCGGTGAGGATCGGGGAGCTTGACGGGTTGCTGGAGACCCGGATTAAGAATTCGGATCCTGGAGGCGGCGGAGGTGTGATTCTGAATCTTGGAGACTTGAAGTGGCTCGTGGAGCAACCGAGCTCGACGGTAGGGGGGACGGCGGTGGCGGAGCTGCGGAGGCTTCTGGAGAAGTACGAAGGAAGGCTCTGGTTTGTAGGAACCGCGACGTGCGAGACTTATTTAAGATGTCAAGTTTATCATCCATCGATGGAGAACGATTGGGATCTCCAAGCTGTGTCGCTGGCTGCCAAAGCTCCGGCCACCGGAGTTTTTCCCAG GCTTGGGAACAATTTGGGATCGTCGGCTCAATCATTCACGCCGTTGAAGAGCTTCGTACCTCCGAACAGGACACTGAAGTGTTGTCCGGAGTGTTCACAGAGTTACGAGCGAGAGCTCTCTGAAATTGATTCATTGTCTCAAGAGGTTAAAACAGAAGTAACTCAGCCGAAACAGTTGCCACAATGGCTATTGAGTGCTAAACCG cagGCAAAGATTGAAGAAGTGCAGAAGAAATGGAATGAAGCGTGTGTGCGTCTTCATCCTAGCTTTCACAACAAGAGCGAGAGGATCGTTCCGGTTCCggttccgattccgattcctATACCGTTGACAACAAGCGCCTATAGTCCCAACATGCTTCTACGTCAGCCGTTTCAGCCTAAGTTCCAGCCCAACAGAGAGTTGCGTGAGAGGGTACCCTTGAAACCTATGAGCTCTTTACTGCCAGAACAAGCCAAGAAGAAGATCAGTCCTCCCGGGAGCACGGTTCAGACCGATCTTGTTCTTGGACGGACAGAGGTTTTGGAGAAGGAAGGGGACGTGCAAGTAAGAGACTTCCTCGGCTGCATAACCTCCGAATCAGTCCCTAACAACGACAAGATCAGTGTGTCtaatctcgaaaactctctagaCATTGATTTGTTCAAGAAGCTTCTGAAAGGAATGACAGAGAAAGTCTGGTGGCAGCACGACGCAGCCTCCGCGGTAGCCGCCACCGTCAGTCAATGCAAGCTAGGGAACGGGAAACGGCGCGGTGTTCTATCAAAGGGAGACGTGTGGTTACTCTTCTCAGGACCAGACAGAGTTGGTAAAAGAAAAATGGTCTCTGCTTTATCTTCTCTCGTATACGGCACCAGTCCTATCGCAATCCAGCTCGGGTCGAGACAGGACGGTGGAGATGTGAGTCATCATCACAACAACCTCCGTGGTAAAACCGTGCTGGATAGGATCGCGGAAACGGTTAAGAGGAGTCCGTTCTCTGTTATCTTGCTTGAAGATATCGACGAAGCTGATATGTTACTGCGCGGAAGCATCAGAAGGGCGATGGATAGAGGGAGGATAGCTGATTCTCACGGCCGTGAGATCAGTTTAGGTAACGTTATCTTTGTTATGACAGCCAGCTGGCATCTTTCTACGAAAACGTGTTTCCTTGATAGTGAAACGAAGCTTCGAGACTTGGCGAGTGAAAGCTGGAGTTTGAGATTGTCTATGCGGGGGAAACGTAAAGCTAGCTGGCTGTTTAGTAGCGAGGACGAGAGGGTGACGAGTAAACCGAAGAGAGAACACGGTTCCGGTTTATCATTTGATCTAAACCAAGCTGCTGATACAACAACGGACAATACTAGCGATCTAACGACGGATAACGATCAAGAAGAGCAAGGTTTTAGCGGGAAGTTGTCTTTACAATGCGTGCCGTTTACGTTTCACGAGCTGGTGAGCCGCGTAGACGATGCGGTGGCGTTCAGGGCGGTTGATTTCGGAGCGGTGAGACGGAGGATCTCGGATACGTTGTCGGAGAGGTTCGCGGCGGTGGTGGGCGAGTCTTTATCGATGGAAGTGGAGGACAAGGCGCTTCAGAGAATCTTGAGCGGTGTGTGGTTAGGGAGGATGGAGttt